GATTCCACGATTTACGCTTTTTCTAGATATTCGATCGCCGCTTCTAGGGTGGGTTGCAGGGAAAAAAACTTCTCCAATCGCACCAGTTTTACGGTTTGAGTTACCCGGGGATTGGTAACAATTTGTAAACTGCCTCCTTCGGTTTTGGCCTTTTTCACCAATTTTACCAAAGCCCCTAAACCGGAGCTATCGATAAAATCAATCTGAGCCAGGCTAATAATCACATCCTTAGGACCTTCCTCCACATAGCCTTCGATCACCTTACAAAAAGTCGGTTCGGAAAAGGCATCTAAAAGACCCGTCAAACGGAAAATTTGGTACTTATCTCTGACCTCACGCGTGCCTCGCAAGCTGACGGTCAAGTTAATTGCTTCTGGAATAATCCCCTCCTAGCTCTAGAGCCGTAAAAATCAAAACCCTAGTATATCCTAAAAATTTACGACCGATCCTTTTTTGCTTCCCGCATTAAATCAACAAATTTGCCAAACAGATAATCGGCATCGTGGGGGCCAGGACTGGCTTCGGGGTGGTATTGTACCGAGAAAAAGGGCAGAGACTTGTGTTTTAAACCCGCTACGGTGCGATCATTGAGGTTGAGATGGGTAATCTCCACTTCCGGGTTTAAAGAGGCTTCCTGCACGGCAAAACCGTGATTCTGACTGGTAATTTCCACCTGTTGCTGGAGTCCACAGGGTTGATTTAACCCGCGATGACCAAATTTCAGTTTAAAGGTTTCTGCTCCTAGGGATAGCCCTAAAATTTGATGACCCATACAGATGCCAAAAGTGGGTTTTTCCCCTTGTAAAAGTTCCTTGGCTAGGGCAATACCTTCGGTGACAGCCGCCGGATCTCCCGGTCCGTTAGAAAAGAAAATACCATCGGGATTATATTCGGCGATTTTTTCCGGGGGAGTGTCAGCGGGAACCACAATCACCCGACAACCGTAGCTGGCTAAACGTCGGAGAATATTGCGTTTGATGCCAAAATCGATCGCCACCACCGTTAACGGTTCTTGATCACTATCAATTGGCGCAAATTCCCAGGCGGACGGGGTGGGAGTCGTCCATTCGTACACTTCCTTGGTGGTAACTTCTTTAACGAGATTTAACCCCGCCATACTGGGGGCCGCCTGCACCAGCCGCAGTAAATCATGATAATCGAGTATTTCCGTAGAAATTGCCCCATTCATCGCCCCAACCGAGCGAATTTTGCGGGTCAGAGACCGGGTATCGATGCCATAGATGCCAATAACATGATGAGCGGCCAGATAATCCGGTAGGGATTGGCTAGAACGCCAATTACTGGGCCGGTGGCAGATATTTTTGGCGATCGCTCCTTTCACCTGGGGACGAATTGACTCCTCATCCTCGGGGTTAACCCCCGTATTTCCCAATTCCGGATAGGTAAAAGTGACGATTTGACCGGCATAACTGGGATCGGTGAGGACTTCCTGATAACCGGTCATCCCCGTGTTAAAGACAACTTCGCCGACGGTGGTTCCCTTGGACCCGAAGGAATAACCCTCGTAAACCGTACCATCGGCTAGAACTAATAAGGCTTTTTGACTAGCAGCACTGGATATCATTGTCAATTTTTTAATCTTGAGTAGTGGTGAGAAACAGAAGTCAAGGATAGACTAGAACAGGGACTAGAAAACGAATTGCTTAGTTTTAATTGGCTAGAGCGTTTTATGATTAAGAGTACGTCCGCTCAAAGACAACAGCTTCCCCTGACTAGCCATCGGCAAAATCCTATCGCTTAAAAAATAACTATATAAGTAATATGAGTCCAAGAAAACTGACTGATGCCACGAAAAAAGAAATTCTTAAGCTTTATCGGGAAACGGAGGCCACCACTTCCACGTTAGCCGAGCGTTATGGCGTGAGTAGTTCTACGGTCAGTCGTTTTCTCAAAAATTCTTTTTCTGGCGAGGAATACGAGCAATTAATCCAGAAAAAACGCTTGGCCCGTAGTCCTCGTGGCCTCGAGGAGGAGGAAGCAGCAGCGGATTTACCAGAAAAAGCGATCGAGGTGATTAGTTTTCGGGCAGCGCGCATCGCAGCTAAGGATGAGCAGGATTTTGAGCAACCGATCGCTTCTGTGGAACAATTAAGCCTGTTAATGGATACCTCTTACCCGCCGGAAGGAGATAATTCGGAATATATAGAAATTAATGGCGATAAACCACTAGAAGACGCTAATTTAACCGAGTTTTTCGTCGAAGCTATCGAGGAAGAGGAGGAGGAAGATGATCTGGACGAGGATTGGGATGAAGAGGAGGATAAAG
This Microcystis wesenbergii NRERC-220 DNA region includes the following protein-coding sequences:
- the carA gene encoding glutamine-hydrolyzing carbamoyl-phosphate synthase small subunit translates to MISSAASQKALLVLADGTVYEGYSFGSKGTTVGEVVFNTGMTGYQEVLTDPSYAGQIVTFTYPELGNTGVNPEDEESIRPQVKGAIAKNICHRPSNWRSSQSLPDYLAAHHVIGIYGIDTRSLTRKIRSVGAMNGAISTEILDYHDLLRLVQAAPSMAGLNLVKEVTTKEVYEWTTPTPSAWEFAPIDSDQEPLTVVAIDFGIKRNILRRLASYGCRVIVVPADTPPEKIAEYNPDGIFFSNGPGDPAAVTEGIALAKELLQGEKPTFGICMGHQILGLSLGAETFKLKFGHRGLNQPCGLQQQVEITSQNHGFAVQEASLNPEVEITHLNLNDRTVAGLKHKSLPFFSVQYHPEASPGPHDADYLFGKFVDLMREAKKDRS
- a CDS encoding STAS domain-containing protein, which encodes MTVSLRGTREVRDKYQIFRLTGLLDAFSEPTFCKVIEGYVEEGPKDVIISLAQIDFIDSSGLGALVKLVKKAKTEGGSLQIVTNPRVTQTVKLVRLEKFFSLQPTLEAAIEYLEKA
- a CDS encoding helix-turn-helix domain-containing protein, whose translation is MSPRKLTDATKKEILKLYRETEATTSTLAERYGVSSSTVSRFLKNSFSGEEYEQLIQKKRLARSPRGLEEEEAAADLPEKAIEVISFRAARIAAKDEQDFEQPIASVEQLSLLMDTSYPPEGDNSEYIEINGDKPLEDANLTEFFVEAIEEEEEEDDLDEDWDEEEDKDEEEDEEEEEELAGSYLGPTIVKTAQLQILPLSAAAFPKTCYLVIDRAAELITRPLKDFAELGKVPPQEIQQRTLPIFESHRIARRFSKRKEKVIKVPDGRLIEKAHAQLEAKGITRLLMDGRIYALE